From Microcystis aeruginosa NIES-2549, a single genomic window includes:
- a CDS encoding HNH endonuclease: MTKNLWTRDELLIALNLYYKFPYGQFHTNNPVIIEVAQKLQRTPSALVMKLCNFGSLDPRHQLRGVQGLKGISKADRQIWQEFEDNWTELALESEEKLQVLLGVINEQQEDFTRLDFSENIKTENEAIRKVRIGQNFFRKTILALYNYRCCITGNPIPLLLTASHILPWSQFPEQRLNPHNGLCLARTHDTAFDRGLISFDEDLRLIIGHEIEKKAQDQGSETLALNFINYRGKTLNVPARFSPDLDFLNYHRYHIFQG; encoded by the coding sequence ATGACTAAGAATTTATGGACAAGGGATGAGCTGCTGATCGCTCTCAATTTATACTATAAATTTCCCTATGGACAATTCCACACCAATAATCCTGTTATTATCGAAGTCGCTCAAAAGTTACAGCGAACACCATCGGCCCTGGTGATGAAATTATGTAATTTTGGTTCTCTCGATCCCAGGCATCAATTGCGAGGAGTACAGGGGTTAAAAGGTATCAGTAAAGCTGATCGACAAATCTGGCAGGAGTTCGAGGATAACTGGACAGAATTAGCCCTAGAAAGTGAGGAAAAATTACAAGTTCTTTTAGGAGTTATCAACGAACAGCAAGAGGATTTTACTAGACTTGATTTTTCGGAAAATATCAAAACAGAAAACGAGGCAATCAGAAAAGTTAGAATCGGACAAAACTTTTTTAGAAAGACAATTTTAGCCCTATATAACTATCGTTGCTGTATTACAGGAAATCCCATTCCTCTGTTACTAACAGCTAGTCATATATTACCCTGGAGTCAATTTCCCGAACAGCGTTTAAACCCTCATAATGGCCTGTGCCTAGCTCGTACTCATGATACTGCTTTCGATCGAGGTTTAATTAGTTTCGATGAGGATTTAAGATTAATTATTGGCCATGAGATCGAAAAAAAGGCTCAGGATCAAGGTAGCGAGACGTTAGCACTAAATTTTATCAACTATCGCGGTAAAACTTTAAATGTTCCCGCTCGCTTTTCACCAGATTTGGATTTTTTAAACTATCATCGCTATCATATATTTCAGGGTTAA
- a CDS encoding XisI protein, which produces MDTRLKYQGIIKTVLQNHANYRTTLPDGYTSQVIFDDERGHYLVLDFGWSGNKYLHATPIHLSLVVDKVWIQCDETEEGIATDLMEAGISKEDIVLGFRYPKVRKYTRFAVA; this is translated from the coding sequence ATGGATACCCGATTAAAATATCAAGGTATTATTAAGACTGTTCTCCAGAATCATGCTAACTATCGTACTACTTTACCTGATGGCTACACTTCTCAGGTTATATTTGATGATGAACGAGGACATTATCTAGTTTTAGATTTCGGTTGGAGTGGTAATAAGTATCTCCATGCAACGCCAATTCACCTTAGCTTGGTTGTCGATAAAGTCTGGATTCAATGTGATGAAACGGAGGAAGGTATAGCTACTGATTTGATGGAGGCAGGTATTTCCAAAGAAGATATAGTCCTGGGTTTTCGTTATCCTAAAGTACGCAAATATACGCGATTTGCTGTGGCTTAG